GATCCGGATCGATTTATGTTGAGTTTTTGCAATAGGTTCTAATAATTTTATCGTTAAatgttgtttttgttgttgaattACGAGAGGTAGATTATTGATGATTATTGATCATTCGTAGTATAATTTTCCAGATCCGGATTGATTTATGTTGAATTTTTGCAATAGATCACGATAATTGTATTGAGAAATTTCGCTTTTGAATGTTGTTTTTGTTGAATTATGAGAGGTTGATTATTGATCATTCGTAGTATAATTTTCCAGAGCCGGATCGATTCATGTTGAATTTATGCAATAGATCAGAATAATTGTATTGAGAAATTTCGCTTTTGTTGACGTTTATGTTGATGTTGATTATTGAATATTCGTCGTGTAGTTTTCCAGATCTGGATCGATTTATGTTGAATTTCTGCAATAGATTTCGATAATTGAATCGAGAAATGTcgattttttttgttgttgttgttgaattaCGTGAGGTTGATTATTGATTACTAATTGTGTAATTTTTCAGATCTTAATCGATGTATTTTGAGTTTTTGCAATAGGTTTTAATAATTGTATCGAGAAATGTTGCTTTTGTTTTTGTAATTGAATTACGCTAGGTTGATTATTGATTGTTCTTCGTGTAATTTTCAAGATCTGGATCcatttatgttgactttttgCAATAGATTCCAATAATTGTATCGAGAAACGTTGTTTTTGTTGTTAAATTACGCTAGGTTGATTATTGATTGTTCGTCGTGTAATTTTTCAGATCTGGATCGGTTTATGTTGAATTCTGCAATAGATTTCAATAATTGTATCTAGAAATGTTGCTTTTGTTTAATTACTCGATGTTTGATTATTAGTTATTGATTATTCGTCATGTAATTTTCCAGATCTTGATCGGTTTATGTTGAATCTCTGCAATATATCTGAATAATCGTATTGAGAAATGTCGCTTTTGCCAAAAGGCGATTCTATTCAGATTCGCGAGGTATGGAATGACAATCTGGAAGAAGAATTCACGTTGATTCGAGGTATCGTTGATGATTTTCCGTACGTAGCAATGGACACCGAGTTTCCAGGGATTGTTCTTCGCCCCGTTGGTAATTTTAAAAACAACAACGATTATCATTACCAGACGTTAAAAGACAACGTCGATATGTTGAAATTGATTCAATTAGGGTTAACTTTCTCCGATGACCAGGGGAATTTACCAACATGCGGAACAGATAAACCCTGCATATGGCAATTCAATTTCCGAGAATTCAACGTAAACGACGACGTTTTCGCGAATGATTCGGTAGAGCTTTTGAAAGAGAGCGGTATAGACTTTAAGAAAAACAACGAAAAAGGAATCGATGCACGGAGGTTCGGGGAGCTGTTGATGTCATCAGGGATTGTGTTGAATGACAATGTGTATTGGGTGACTTTTCACAGCGGGTACGATTTCGGTTATCTGTTGAAGGTATTGACTTGCAAGAATCTGCCCGATACACAAACCGGATTCTTTAACTTGATCAACATATATTTTCCGACCATTTACGACATAAAGCATTTGATGAAGTTCTGTAACAGTCTTCATGGAGGATTGAACAAGCTTGCGGAACTGTTGGAAGTGGAAAGAATAGGGATTTGTCATCAAGCGGGTTCGGACAGTTTGCTTACGTCGTGTACGTTTAGGAAGTTGAAAGAGAATTTCTTTAGCGGTTCGATGGAGAAGTATGCTGGTGTGTTGTATGGTTTGGGTGTTGAGAATTAAAACAGATTTGTGAAAAGAATGTTAGTTCTATGTTTAAGTTATACAATGTGTTGTAATGGCACCACAGCTTGAGGATAAATTAaggtaaatattttatttctgttCTTCATCTCCATAAAGAATGTTACTTCTGTGTTTAAGTTATATACAATGTGTTGTTCTGCATAACCAAAGGGAATCAAACTGGGGTGCTGCAGTAATGAAGAGCCTGAGTTCGACTAGGCTCAAGCTCGTCTCGATTCAAGCTTTGTTTTTAACGATCGAGATAGGCTCGATACTCGATTCAAGTTTTGTTTCTAAAGATCGAGCTAGGCTCATAAGTAGTTTATCAAGCTTGAGCTTAGCTTGTCTCgttattattttataaattaattgtttgtattaattaattataattattattattattattactttttatataattttgttactttttcataattttataaatcataattattactatttaaatatatatttgatatataaaattaattaaatttgTGTAAACAGTAGGCTCGTTTAGGCTTGCGAGTCTGTTTGAGCTTGATAAGGGAAGCTCGGActtgggctcgtttactaaacgagatTGTTTTTTGGCTCGGGCTCGAACTTGTTTAAGGCCTAGCTTGTTTCGATCTTTTTTCTAACCAACTTGTTTTTTGGCTCGTTTACACTTTACAATGTTCTAACCAGATCCAAATGGTGACGAAATCAAATTTTGAAGGACTATAAAAGAATAAAACGACAATACCAATAGTTCATAATGAAGTCTTATGTTAAATTCTATACGACATTGATATGTTGAAAATGTATATTATACAAGTTTTTGTAGTTTTATGAATAAAATTCACGTCGTGAATTTTGATGCATAATTGTCTTTAGATTGGATGGTGTGGGCTAGCGTCCTTGGCCACGTATGCACTATAGCTCTCCTAACACCGTTTTGGGGATGCCGTCATAGGGGGCGTTATGGAGAGGCTTGCGAGAACAATAATGAGAGCTAACGATATCGATATGTATGATGGGGCCTTTAATGATTTGACCGTTCGAAAACGATAGGAactcaaaaaatatatatattttttttttaaaatatacaaTATATAAACCTACAATTTTGTACCACATTTCTTGTCACTTTATACTACAAAATTAATCCACTCTACAGTTTCCCAACAACAACAATATACACACTTTTAGCCCaaatcatcttttttttttttttttttttttttttttgcaaattgtCAACCGATGGACCTTGACAACCCGTATAAAATAAACCCACAAATGGGTGACGTAGAGTACCAACCGATCATGTCATCTCCACAATCCCCACATCCGTCATCACCACTACCCATACCTGGTTTCATCTACTATTCCACTCAAATGCCAGAATTGGTGCAAAATTCTCCATGATCCCCGTTTCTGCCACAATCGGCACATTCCGTACCTGAAACCCAAACGACTTCATCCAAAAGTCGTAGACACCGTAAGAAGGTCCGGATTAAGAACGTGCTCCGAGTTAGTCAAGAGGTGGACACCCACCGAAAACCTAGCTTTGTCACGGGCGGGGCTCAACATTTCGAAAGTCCCGATTGTTGGTAATATTTTTTTTCTcaactaaatttatatattttttgtcaatatgtaatttttttttctcaaccaagtttttttttttttttttgtcaactattatatatattattactttttttttttgtaaagcaGCGTATAATATTTTTGGTCGAATAATATTTTTTTTGTCAAcaaattttataatattttttactAGGGAATGACCAAGACCAAGTCATGCTTTGGAGGTGTATCCGAGAGAAAATTCACCGCTACGGACTGCGGTGAATACCCTACACCCGATTCGTTCCCGGGCAACCGGGCAAATGGACCACAATGAGAACCAAAATCTTCAACTTCAATAACATTTATAACTGCATTTCAAACAATCGTACACGAGTAATCGGTTCAAACGATGTGGACGTCATGACCGCGACCCATAATGAATATAAAATCCATACCGGATCCGAGTTTACAATGATACCTTGTAGGGAGCTTCTTCGTAAATCTCCAAATGGTATCATGTACCACCACTTAAGCCAACAATTTCCGGCTGATCGTCTTTAacaggtttaaaaaaaaaaaaaaaaaaaaaaaaaaaaaaccgtctATTTATACAGCCGATTCCAGGTATCAAGCCGAACCAAACTGTTAACCCACCAACCTGTGAAAACCGAACCATTCGAATTCTGACTTGTTTCGGTTTGAACGATGGAATCGGTTTTAACTTTTTTAAACAACCCTAATTGCATCCCAAAAACTGCAAGGAGTGGAGATAATACAAGACTTTTACCATTCAAAGGTACAATAACAAGACAGATAAAGCCCAGAACAAAAAAACACTAATTTTACCGTTCGATAAAAGGTTCAAAACACCTCTACGTTCACACTCGCTTAAACTCAACTTCAAAAAGATAGAGATATAGATCGGGATGTATATAGTTAGTTCATCTTGCTAATCAactcattgatttgatcttcacgGTTTCCCGAATCACCTCCGTCTCTGAAAGGCTTTTTCTTACCCTGCAACGCCTTTTCGGGCTTGTTTAGATTAAACGGACACAAAAAGTTGCAAACGTCCTTGAAATGTGGGCCCACGTTCGCTATTTCGTTAACAATGTCTTCTATGCATATGATTTTGTGCTCCCCAAGCGCCTGAAAAACCATCAAGTAAAGTGTATATTTAAATAATcttcaaaaatataaaaaaaacaagagttaattactgttttcgtccctgtggtttgtcaaaaatcactatttcagtccattagtttaaaaattgcgatttcagtccctgtggtttcacctcgtaaccattttagtccctgtacttaacagaataatggattgaaatggttacgaaagtgaaaccacaaggactaaaatcgcaaattttaaactaatgaactgaaatagtgatttttgacaaaccacagggacgaaaacagtaattaactcttattattattattgaacaACAAATATGTTAAAATCGTTAACGGCACTAGGGGCGAGAATATTTGACACGACCCAAACCCAACACAAAAAAAAACAGGTTTTGGGTCGAGTAACACAATCTGTTTAAAAACGGGCCGGGTTCAGGTTGACCCATTAAAGtatttagaaaagaaaaaaaaaattgtatttttcATGTTAGATggttagtaataataataatgttagtTTTATCACACACCATATTACCTTCTTGTCACACTCATACTACATAACACGTTACTAATAATCCGCCTATAATTCGTCAACATGTATGACTCATGTAAAAAAATGGGTCAAACAGGGTCATGTTCGGTTTGACCCGAATTTATGTGTGTGGGTCAGGGTTGAAAGCTTTGACATGAATAATAATATGGGTCGGATAACGGTTGCACATTTCTACCCGCCAACCCAAcaagattctttttttttttgacaggTGAACTTCACAACAGACGGCTAATTCACACCCGCAAGAAGCAGGCCCGCCACCACTCATTAccaagactatgttgtcttaaccgggcccacGCCTGGCCAACCCAACAAGATTGACACCCCTAAACGTCACAGGTTATTTATAGACGTATAAAATTAAACAAAATGTGTTTCAAGTCAACTCTAATAAGAATATATCATATACCTGTTCAATAATGTTATTGTCCGTCAAAGGATATAACTGCTTGTTAATTTTCGCCAAACCCTTCTTGTATATAAGCTCGTTCACGCTCTTGAGGTTAGGATACCTTTAAATTGTCAAAAGAATAAGCAAAACTTCCTTAAGAAAccaaactaaaaataaataaaaaatgaacACGATGTTAAAAAGAAGagttaactttcgttttgctccctatggtttggtcattttaacggttttgctccaatagtttaaaaatagccattttcctccctgatctttcgagtttgtcgctagtttgctccctggctctaactcagttaaaacgTTCGATTAAaggtaggggtatttcggtagtTTACTCCCTGGCTCAAACTCAATTAAAACGTTTAGTTAAAAATCGCGGTATTCGTGGTCGGCAGGTGGTAGTTGCAGGTGGTGGCCGGTAGAAAGAGTGGTTGGAAAGATGAGGGATCAGAAAAGaattacttatatacatgtaaataaataagttacaagtttaattaggtgaaaagacttacatgcccttgcttttatctataaaattaccaaaatacccttctagttaatggattttttggatggagttaaaggcggggagcaaaatgacgataagttagaaagatcagggaggaaaatggctatttttaaactattggggtaaaaccgttaaaatgaccaaatcacaGGGAGCAAAATGTAAGTTAACTCTAAAAAGAATTATGGACTCACCCATAAGTCACATATGGTTCAACTTTTTGTAGAACATCCAATATTCTGTCGTTTGCCTTGACAAAAACACCGGTGAACATCCTCCTTAGTCTCAAAGAGTATAAAAGTTTCCGTGTCTGAGGGTGCATGTCACTTTtactaaaaaacaaaaataaataaataaaggtgAGCAGAAACATATAAAATAAAGCGGAAAAAACAAGGCGTAgtggctcgagagctactcgggATTGTATCGGTAAAAAGCTAGAACAagccgagccttaacgagcccgtGCCTGAAATATGCCCCGTTTTAGTTATCAAGCTCGAATTTTATATAcagagctcgtttaagctcgcaAACTAACTGAATTTCAAGGATtcattgtcctttatctttatactcattttcaggcgctgtcctttatgttcaaaattgacgagttttgtcctttatgttttcatatcatacatgttttgtcctttaggcctaactcagttagttttttcagttaaatttggtcatgtgctttgcacattggggcatttttgtcaattcaaaggttgcagaagctttgagctataaatctgccgttgaacttacctttgaattgacaaaaataccctcatgtgcaaagcacatgaccaaatttaactgaaaaaactaaccgagttaggcctaaaggacaaaacgtgtatgatatgaaaacataaaggacaaaactcgtcaattttgaacataaaggacaacgcctgaaaatgggtataaagataaaggacaattcttgaaattcactcttatcTGTTTTATGTATGCAATTTTGTCCATTTAAACAGGTTCAACTTTAACTAATAATAATGGCGAGCCGGACTGTAGCCGAGCTTTGGCTGCTTTAAGCTATTGAAGCGAGCTCGAGCCAAACTTTTAGCTCGCTTAAAATTGTTCTCAAGTTAcctcgagccgagccgagccgaactCGAGCTCTTGGGTTTTATTTTCGacccgagctcgagctcgagcctagtcAGGCTCAGCTCGTTTACACAATTACACCCCTATAAAAACTATCACCCGTGaccaaggtttaaaagaacggaaacgagttttGAGGCACGAGGCGTAAGCTTCGAGGCAAACCAAGGCGTAAGCCCGGGgcggaattaaaaaataaatataaaattgtatatcttataaaaataataatactaactaaattcatcatcaaattcatcaaaatgatcaaaaacacacataaaaaagacataaattgcttgaaattgacacaaaaattcaaaaacatcaaaaacaagtaTCAAAAACCCCTGAGGCACAAGCGCAGCCTTTTTAGCGCCTCAGCCCCTTTGAGGCGCACATACAACATAACCCCCCTGAGGCGCGTCTCAGAATCGTTTTTTGGGcgtttcgcctcgaggcgcaCGCCTCAGCCGTTTTTCAAAACTATGCCCGTGACATACCCTTGTATACGTATGATGAAAAGAAGCTTCGCCTGAGATAAGTCAGATGCTTTTCTTGGTCGTTTTGACCGATGTTTCATTTTGATTAGATCAGCCTCCTgaataaaagataaaaaaaaaacagttaagCACCAAATATAAGTTGGTTAACACAAACAGCGAGGGGTGGTCCATTACTCTATCGCGGTA
This is a stretch of genomic DNA from Helianthus annuus cultivar XRQ/B chromosome 16, HanXRQr2.0-SUNRISE, whole genome shotgun sequence. It encodes these proteins:
- the LOC110915587 gene encoding probable CCR4-associated factor 1 homolog 6, which encodes MSLLPKGDSIQIREVWNDNLEEEFTLIRGIVDDFPYVAMDTEFPGIVLRPVGNFKNNNDYHYQTLKDNVDMLKLIQLGLTFSDDQGNLPTCGTDKPCIWQFNFREFNVNDDVFANDSVELLKESGIDFKKNNEKGIDARRFGELLMSSGIVLNDNVYWVTFHSGYDFGYLLKVLTCKNLPDTQTGFFNLINIYFPTIYDIKHLMKFCNSLHGGLNKLAELLEVERIGICHQAGSDSLLTSCTFRKLKENFFSGSMEKYAGVLYGLGVEN
- the LOC110915589 gene encoding 60S ribosomal protein L7-1; the protein is MADEEPKQLDYVSEIVLKKRKNNEDWAIRRREQLEQRVKKSKSDNFVIKKPEQFIREYRDREADLIKMKHRSKRPRKASDLSQAKLLFIIRIQGKSDMHPQTRKLLYSLRLRRMFTGVFVKANDRILDVLQKVEPYVTYGYPNLKSVNELIYKKGLAKINKQLYPLTDNNIIEQALGEHKIICIEDIVNEIANVGPHFKDVCNFLCPFNLNKPEKALQGKKKPFRDGGDSGNREDQINELISKMN